In Eupeodes corollae chromosome 3, idEupCoro1.1, whole genome shotgun sequence, a single genomic region encodes these proteins:
- the LOC129952389 gene encoding DNA-directed RNA polymerases I and III subunit RPAC1, with protein sequence MADVRKPRLYLDEHKLKQDPHDYGLADDVWSMESFKKKFQIVVVRYEGYELEFDMIGVLPGIANAFRRLMLSEVPSMAIEKVFIYNNTSIIQDEVLAHRLGLIPLRADPRLFEYKSEESDEQGTENDTLEYELKIKCTRRKDVKDSANFDAIYKNHKIYSGQIKWLPKGKQATLHNESDVGPIHDDILISQMRPGHEFDLKLLAVKGIGSDHAKFSPVATAFYRLLPEIKLNRTVSGKEAFLLQKCFSPGVIGIDDNDVAFVKDARYDTCSRNVYRYPQLADAVTMSRIRDHYIFNIESVGALKPEVIFIEAVKVLKKKCRKFLDEIEAE encoded by the exons atGGCAGATGTTAGAAAACCAAGACTCTACCTTGACGAACATAAATTAAAGCAAGATCCACATGATTATGGGTTGGCTGACGATGTCTGGAGCATGgaaagttttaagaagaaattccAAATCGTAGTCGTTCG ttatgaaggctACGAATTGGAGTTTGATATGATTGGAGTACTTCCGGGGATTGCGAATGCTTTCAGACGTCTCATGCTGAGTGAAGTGCCAAGTATGGCCATCGAAAAGGTCTTCATCTACAATAATACCTCAATCATTCAAGACGAAGTTCTTGCCCATAGATTGGGTTTGATTCCTCTGCGAGCTGACCCTCGACTTTTCGAGTACAAAAGCGAAGAGAGCGATGAGCAGGGAACCGAAAACGACACTCTTGAatatgaattgaaaattaagtGTACTCGTCGCAAGGACGTCAAGGATTCGGCAAACTTTGACGCGATCtacaaaaatcacaaaatctaTTCGGGTCAAATCAAATGGTTACCCAAAGGAAAGCAGGCCACGTTACACAATGAATCCGATGTCGGTCCAATCCACGATGATATCCTCATAAGTCAAATGCGTCCCGGACATGAATTCGATTTGAAGCTGTTGGCAGTCAAAGGTATCGGCAGCGATCATGCCAAGTTCTCACCTGTTGCAACGGCATTCTATCGCCTATTGCCTGAGATTAAACTCAATCGAACTGTTTCGGGTAAGGAGGCATTTCTTCTGCAGAAATGTTTCTCACCCGGAGTCATTGGCATTGATGATAATGATGTGGCGTTCGTTAAGGACGCAAGGTATGATACATGCAGTCGAAATGTCTATCGCTATCCACAATTGGCCGATGCAGTTACAATGTCCCGCATTCGAGATCATTACATTTTCAATATTGAATCGGTGGGGGCACTGAAGCCAGAGGTTATATTTATCGAAGCGGTGAAAGTGTTGAAAAAGAAGTGCCGAAAATTCTTGGATGAAATTGAAGCAGAGTGA